A DNA window from Streptomyces canus contains the following coding sequences:
- a CDS encoding S53 family peptidase yields MRTPNSPHMSGRWRRIGSTAVATSALVLAGLGTAVHATAATPDHVSAKAVATAVAKAHVQYESACDATPKKGYAACNALRVTGGTTAYMEKQAALKGMTARTLKPNASSASPTGYGPSDLQDAYGLTDASANYGSGETIAIVDAYDDPNAAADLATYRSYYGLPACTTANGCFKKVSQTGSTTSLPTADSGWAGEISLDLDMVSAIAPNAKILLVEASSSSMANLGKAVNEAVTLGAKFVSNSYGGSESSSDTSYDSSYFNHPGVAITVSAGDEGYGAEYPAASKYVTAVGGTKLSTSSTSRGWTESVWKTSSTEGTGSGCSSYDAKPSWQTDTGCTKRMIADVSAVADPATGVSVYDSYGSDGTGWNTYGGTSASAPIIASVYALAGTPGSSDYPAQYPYEDTSALNDVTSGNNGTCSTSYFCTAKSGYDGPTGLGTPEGLGAFTG; encoded by the coding sequence TTGCGTACTCCCAACTCCCCCCACATGTCCGGCAGATGGCGTCGGATCGGCTCCACCGCCGTGGCCACCTCCGCCCTCGTCCTCGCCGGACTCGGCACCGCCGTCCACGCGACCGCCGCCACGCCCGACCACGTGAGCGCCAAAGCCGTCGCCACCGCCGTCGCCAAGGCCCATGTGCAGTACGAGAGCGCCTGTGACGCCACCCCCAAGAAGGGCTACGCCGCCTGCAACGCCCTGCGCGTCACCGGCGGCACCACCGCGTACATGGAGAAGCAGGCCGCGCTGAAGGGCATGACCGCCAGGACGCTCAAGCCGAACGCCTCCTCCGCGAGCCCGACCGGCTACGGCCCGAGCGACCTCCAGGACGCCTACGGCCTGACCGACGCGTCCGCGAACTACGGCTCCGGCGAGACCATCGCCATCGTCGACGCCTACGACGACCCCAACGCCGCGGCGGACCTGGCCACTTACCGCAGCTACTACGGCCTGCCGGCCTGCACCACCGCCAACGGCTGCTTCAAGAAGGTCTCCCAGACCGGCTCCACGACCTCTCTCCCCACCGCCGACAGCGGCTGGGCCGGTGAGATCTCCCTCGACCTCGACATGGTCTCCGCCATCGCCCCGAACGCCAAGATCCTGCTGGTCGAGGCGAGTTCGTCGAGCATGGCCAACCTGGGCAAGGCGGTGAACGAGGCCGTCACCCTGGGCGCGAAGTTCGTCTCCAACTCCTACGGCGGCTCCGAGTCCTCCTCGGACACCTCCTACGACTCCTCGTACTTCAACCACCCCGGCGTGGCCATCACCGTCTCCGCCGGCGACGAGGGCTACGGCGCCGAGTACCCGGCCGCCTCCAAGTACGTCACCGCGGTCGGCGGCACCAAGCTGTCCACCTCCTCCACCTCCCGCGGCTGGACCGAGAGCGTCTGGAAGACCAGCTCCACCGAGGGCACGGGCTCGGGCTGCTCGTCCTATGACGCCAAGCCGAGCTGGCAGACCGACACCGGCTGCACCAAGCGCATGATCGCCGACGTCTCCGCCGTCGCCGACCCCGCCACCGGCGTCTCCGTCTACGACTCCTACGGCTCGGACGGCACGGGCTGGAACACCTACGGCGGCACCAGCGCCTCCGCCCCCATCATCGCGTCGGTGTACGCCCTCGCGGGCACCCCGGGCAGCAGCGACTACCCGGCCCAGTACCCCTACGAGGACACCTCCGCCCTCAACGACGTGACCTCCGGCAACAACGGCACCTGCTCCACGAGCTACTTCTGCACCGCCAAGTCGGGCTACGACGGCCCGACCGGCCTCGGTACCCCGGAAGGCCTGGGCGCCTTCACCGGCTGA
- a CDS encoding S53 family peptidase gives MRSTFPHVRLRWHRVGSATAVTAALVLAGAGTAVHADATTSSKVTWAATPCATPKKTGELACNSLRVTGGATAFQKARGITPKAADAATPSGYGPSDLQSAYGLTAAAAANGSGETIAIVDAYNDPNAEADLAKYRSYYGLPACTTANGCFKKVSQTGSTTSLPSSDAGWSEEISLDLDMVSAIAPNAKILLVEAKSATMANLGKSVNEAVTLGAKFVSNSYGGSESSSDTSYDSSYFNHPGVAITVSAGDGGYGAEYPAASKYVTSVGGTALSAASNSRGWTETVWKTSSTEGTGSGCSSYDAKPSWQTDTGCTKRMISDVSAVADPATGVSVYDSYGVTAGWYTFGGTSASSPIIAAVYALAGIPGSSDYPAQYPYRHTSSLNDVTSGNNGSCSTSYFCTATSGYDGPTGWGTPKGVSAFTS, from the coding sequence TTGCGTTCCACCTTCCCCCACGTACGCCTGAGATGGCACCGCGTCGGCTCCGCCACGGCCGTCACCGCCGCCCTCGTCCTCGCCGGCGCCGGCACCGCGGTCCACGCGGACGCGACGACCTCGTCCAAGGTCACCTGGGCCGCGACCCCCTGCGCCACCCCCAAGAAGACCGGCGAACTCGCCTGCAACTCCCTCCGCGTGACCGGCGGCGCCACCGCCTTCCAGAAAGCCCGGGGCATCACCCCGAAGGCCGCCGACGCCGCCACCCCCTCCGGCTACGGCCCGAGCGACCTCCAGTCGGCGTACGGCCTGACCGCCGCTGCCGCCGCCAACGGCTCCGGCGAGACCATCGCCATCGTCGACGCCTACAACGACCCGAACGCCGAGGCGGACCTCGCCAAGTACCGCTCGTACTACGGCCTGCCGGCCTGCACCACCGCCAACGGCTGCTTCAAGAAGGTCTCCCAGACCGGCTCCACGACCTCCCTGCCCTCCAGCGACGCCGGCTGGTCCGAGGAGATCTCCCTCGACCTCGACATGGTCTCCGCCATCGCCCCGAACGCCAAGATCCTCCTCGTCGAGGCCAAGTCGGCCACCATGGCCAACCTGGGCAAGTCGGTGAACGAGGCCGTCACCCTGGGCGCGAAGTTCGTCTCCAACTCCTACGGCGGCTCCGAGTCCTCCTCGGACACCTCCTACGACTCCTCCTACTTCAACCACCCCGGCGTGGCCATCACCGTCTCCGCCGGTGACGGGGGTTACGGCGCCGAGTACCCGGCCGCCTCCAAGTACGTGACCTCCGTGGGCGGCACCGCGCTCTCCGCGGCCTCCAACAGCCGCGGCTGGACCGAGACCGTCTGGAAGACCAGCAGCACCGAGGGCACGGGCTCGGGCTGCTCGTCCTATGACGCCAAGCCGAGCTGGCAGACCGACACCGGCTGCACCAAGCGCATGATTTCGGACGTCTCCGCCGTCGCCGACCCGGCCACCGGCGTCTCCGTCTACGACTCCTACGGCGTCACCGCCGGCTGGTACACGTTCGGCGGCACCAGCGCCTCGTCCCCGATCATCGCGGCCGTCTACGCCCTCGCGGGCATCCCGGGCAGCAGCGACTACCCGGCCCAGTACCCCTACCGGCACACGTCCTCCCTCAACGACGTGACATCGGGCAACAACGGCAGCTGCTCGACGAGCTACTTCTGCACCGCCACCTCGGGCTACGACGGCCCGACCGGGTGGGGCACCCCGAAGGGAGTAAGCGCCTTCACCAGCTGA